In a single window of the Nicotiana tomentosiformis chromosome 10, ASM39032v3, whole genome shotgun sequence genome:
- the LOC138900244 gene encoding uncharacterized protein, giving the protein MDPLKYIFQKPMHTWKLEKWQILLSEFEIVYVTQKAVKGQALANYLVENPVGGEYEPLKPYFPDREVSFIGEDIVEAYDGWKIFFDGATNFKGVGIGAVLVSKIGQHYPVSAKLRFPCTNNMAEYEACILGLNFAVDMNIQELLVIGDSDLLVPPNELNATNAPWPFATWGMDVIGPIEPTASNGHRFIIVAIDYFTKWVEVASYKFVTKKVIADFVRDSIICRFRVLESIITDNAANLNSDLMKSMCETFKIKHKNSTAYRPK; this is encoded by the exons atggaccctctaaagtacatcttccagaaacccatgcatACATGGAAGTTGgaaaaatggcagatattgttgagtgaattcgaaattgtctatgtgactcagaaggcggttaagggacaagcattagcgaATTATCTTGTggaaaatcctgtaggaggagaatacgaaccactaaaacCGTATTTTCCTGATAGAGAAGTATCATTCATAGGAGAAGATATCGTCGAAGCCTATGACgggtggaaaatatttttcgatggagcaacaaacttcaaaggagtgggtattggagccgttttggtgtcaaaaataggtcaacattatccAGTATCTGCAAAACTCAGAtttccgtgcaccaataatatggcagaatatgaggcttgcatattggggctcaattttgccgttgacatgaatatccaggaattactggtaattggcGATTCAGATTTGCTG GTACCTCCAAATGAACTTAATGCAACCAacgcaccttggccttttgctacctggggaatggatgtcattggaccaatcgagcccaccgcttcaaacgggcacaggTTCATTATAGTGGCCATCgactatttcacaaagtgggttgaagttGCATCTTACAAAtttgtaaccaagaaagtcatcgCAGATTTTGTCAGGGACAGTATTATTTGTCGATTTAGGGTTCTAGAAtccatcatcactgacaatgctgccaatctcaatagtgatctAATGAAATCCATGtgcgaaaccttcaagatcaagcacaaAAACTCCACAGCATACCGAcccaaatga